The region AACGCCGCGTTGAGGAGATCGGCGATGCGCTGGCAGTCTCTCAGATCATCCGGGTGTGTGGCGCGGAGGCGATAGCCCGCCGCCATCTCCACCGGCGGCAGCACATGCCCGGCCAGGCGCAAGCGCTGCTCGGAGGACGCGAAGATGCGGATCATCAGGGACTGGAGGCTGAAGCCTACCTTGGTGGAGCCGATGAACCCGCGGAAGCGGCGATC is a window of Coriobacteriia bacterium DNA encoding:
- a CDS encoding DUF951 domain-containing protein; the encoded protein is MGDVVKLKKPHPCGANEWEIVRVGADIGLKCRGCERRVMLVRSEFDRRFRGFIGSTKVGFSLQSLMIRIFASSEQRLRLAGHVLPPVEMAAGYRLRATHPDDLRDCQRIADLLNAA